In Deinococcus sp. HSC-46F16, the following are encoded in one genomic region:
- a CDS encoding molybdopterin-dependent oxidoreductase, translating to MFPTRRVLLVALALGPAVVGSLSPAPGGWSQAASTSFTYLRTARPIPAPKPGERPLLRLEGRAQTLALTRSQLLALPTVRYATRHAQLGRTFTYEGVPLRDLARLGGFAGQDMRLHASNGYVTTIAARDYGDAPIMLAHTANGKPIPTLEKGPLTVVLPPDERRFPRSQYGSAWVWFVERISPAP from the coding sequence GTGTTCCCCACAAGGCGCGTTCTGTTGGTGGCCCTGGCACTTGGCCCGGCAGTGGTCGGCAGCCTGTCTCCCGCTCCCGGGGGGTGGAGCCAGGCGGCGAGCACGTCCTTTACCTACCTGCGGACCGCCCGGCCCATTCCTGCGCCCAAGCCCGGCGAGCGCCCGCTGCTGCGGCTGGAGGGCCGCGCCCAGACGCTGGCCCTGACCCGCAGCCAGCTTCTCGCGCTGCCCACCGTGCGTTACGCCACCCGGCACGCGCAGCTCGGACGCACCTTCACCTACGAGGGGGTGCCGCTGCGCGACCTTGCCCGGCTGGGGGGCTTTGCCGGGCAGGACATGCGGCTGCACGCCAGCAACGGCTACGTGACCACCATCGCGGCGCGGGACTATGGGGACGCGCCCATCATGCTCGCCCACACGGCGAACGGCAAACCGATTCCCACCCTGGAAAAGGGGCCGCTGACGGTGGTCCTCCCGCCCGATGAGCGGCGGTTCCCGCGCAGCCAGTACGGCTCGGCGTGGGTGTGGTTCGTCGAGCGCATCTCGCCCGCCCCGTGA
- a CDS encoding DUF4384 domain-containing protein, producing the protein MRLSPLLALTPLLGALSLGTAGAAPVLSAQSIIVNPVQTSLSVRVWTDRGSGTQAPAYAVGERIRLYASVNQDAYVYLFNVDPQGQVDLVLPNQYQSGGNFVKANTTRTFPAAGDPFTFDIAGPAGLNKVLALASLKPLDLGQIATFRSQQSSFATVSVQGQQQLAQALSIVVNPLPQTSWVSDTAFYTVATRREQAAPLQTPSPAPTTTTPSRGTPIQQPPRTAQALSVTVQPLPNVREWKATVQGRSLQAVYDEYAARLKAEGFAQASRRDTGNHIRGEFRKGSARAELEVKQKGKKADYEVKVERR; encoded by the coding sequence ATGCGCCTTTCTCCCCTCCTGGCCCTGACCCCGCTGCTGGGTGCCCTGTCGCTGGGCACCGCCGGGGCCGCTCCGGTGCTCAGCGCCCAGAGCATCATCGTGAATCCCGTTCAGACCAGCCTGAGTGTCCGGGTGTGGACCGACCGGGGCAGCGGCACGCAGGCGCCCGCCTACGCGGTGGGCGAACGCATTCGGCTGTATGCCAGCGTCAACCAGGACGCCTACGTGTACCTCTTCAACGTGGACCCGCAGGGCCAGGTGGACCTCGTGCTGCCCAACCAGTACCAGAGCGGCGGCAACTTCGTGAAGGCAAACACCACCCGAACCTTCCCGGCGGCGGGCGATCCCTTCACCTTCGACATCGCGGGGCCAGCGGGACTGAACAAGGTGCTGGCCCTGGCGAGCCTGAAACCGCTGGACCTGGGGCAGATCGCCACCTTCAGGAGCCAGCAGAGCAGCTTCGCCACGGTCAGCGTGCAGGGTCAGCAGCAGCTCGCGCAGGCGCTGAGCATCGTGGTCAACCCGCTGCCCCAGACGAGCTGGGTGTCGGACACGGCCTTTTACACGGTCGCCACCCGCAGAGAGCAGGCGGCACCCCTCCAGACACCTTCCCCGGCGCCCACGACGACCACGCCGAGCCGCGGCACCCCCATCCAGCAGCCGCCCCGCACGGCCCAGGCCCTCTCGGTCACGGTTCAGCCCCTGCCGAACGTGCGCGAGTGGAAGGCCACCGTCCAGGGCCGCAGCCTCCAGGCCGTCTACGACGAGTACGCCGCTCGCCTGAAGGCCGAAGGCTTTGCCCAGGCCAGCCGCCGCGACACCGGCAACCACATCCGGGGCGAGTTCCGCAAGGGAAGTGCCCGCGCCGAGCTGGAAGTCAAGCAGAAGGGCAAGAAGGCCGACTACGAGGTCAAAGTCGAGCGCCGCTGA